One window of the Brevibacterium limosum genome contains the following:
- a CDS encoding acyltransferase family protein: MTLMLNDPAQPVESAVTPPEPARPASGLPTAAKPQTSEPHRDPVIDLIRFGCLVVVVILHSMMSAAVLGPDGTVEPTVALSGTAGFAAASWLFQIMPLFFIIGGYAGITGWRRIRARGGNWTDYLRARLRRLVVPVTVLIGLAGLGLSAAGELGVSADLLAEASLRIGQPLWFLAVYVGLTAVVPVAVHFHETAPRRSLAALAGAVIVVDSLVAVTGMTGLGYLNFLLVWSLVQQLGFFYADALDRPVRRPITWSVLVVALLALVGLVATGVYSPNMLVNLNPPTGALVLLGVVQMCGLRLGHARLGRMLNAAHENKSTSTSEAALDPRVLRAQIWGRVIAWGNRYGMHVYLWHMSIVIVLIGGLGTLAQAVSLVPGASELVLQEIESSWWWATRLPWLIVVMVLSGLVAMAAERVPFPPEQRLASVGRTIAEVAREMRAQGSAASRAGAEDVTPTVDRPQLRTAIAVGAATAGIAVALLVGVAPLIWTVVAFGLLIASLTVSAGLTS, encoded by the coding sequence ATGACACTCATGCTCAACGACCCGGCGCAGCCCGTTGAAAGTGCGGTCACCCCGCCCGAACCGGCGCGGCCCGCCTCCGGCCTGCCCACTGCCGCCAAACCGCAGACGTCCGAACCCCACCGTGACCCGGTCATCGACCTCATCCGCTTCGGCTGCCTCGTCGTCGTGGTCATCCTCCACTCGATGATGAGCGCGGCCGTGCTCGGACCCGACGGCACCGTGGAGCCGACGGTCGCGCTGTCGGGCACCGCCGGATTCGCCGCAGCGTCCTGGCTCTTCCAGATCATGCCCCTGTTCTTCATCATCGGCGGGTACGCGGGCATCACCGGCTGGCGTCGCATACGTGCCCGAGGCGGCAACTGGACCGACTATCTGCGTGCCCGACTGCGCAGGCTCGTCGTGCCCGTCACCGTGCTCATCGGCCTCGCCGGCCTCGGGCTGTCAGCGGCCGGTGAACTCGGGGTTTCGGCCGACCTCCTCGCCGAGGCCAGCCTGCGCATCGGCCAGCCGCTGTGGTTCCTCGCCGTCTACGTCGGCCTCACCGCTGTCGTGCCGGTTGCCGTGCATTTCCACGAAACCGCGCCGAGGCGGTCACTCGCAGCCCTCGCCGGTGCCGTCATCGTCGTCGACAGTCTGGTCGCGGTCACGGGCATGACCGGGCTCGGTTACCTGAACTTCCTGCTTGTGTGGTCCTTGGTCCAGCAGCTCGGGTTCTTCTACGCCGATGCGCTCGATCGTCCCGTGCGCAGGCCCATCACCTGGTCGGTGCTGGTGGTCGCGTTGCTGGCCCTGGTCGGACTCGTCGCGACTGGTGTGTACAGCCCGAACATGCTCGTCAACCTCAATCCGCCGACCGGCGCACTCGTCCTGCTCGGGGTGGTCCAGATGTGCGGATTGCGCCTCGGTCACGCTCGGCTGGGCCGAATGCTCAACGCCGCGCACGAGAACAAGAGCACCTCCACCAGCGAGGCGGCTCTCGATCCTCGAGTCCTCCGCGCGCAGATCTGGGGCCGGGTCATCGCCTGGGGCAATCGGTACGGGATGCATGTCTACCTGTGGCATATGAGCATCGTCATCGTCCTCATCGGCGGGCTGGGCACGCTCGCTCAGGCGGTGTCCCTCGTGCCGGGCGCCTCCGAGCTCGTCCTCCAGGAGATCGAATCGTCATGGTGGTGGGCCACGCGTCTGCCCTGGTTGATTGTCGTCATGGTGCTGTCCGGCCTGGTGGCCATGGCTGCCGAGCGAGTTCCGTTTCCGCCGGAACAGCGGCTTGCCTCGGTCGGGCGAACGATCGCCGAGGTCGCTCGTGAGATGCGTGCGCAGGGTTCGGCTGCCTCCCGTGCAGGAGCCGAGGACGTCACCCCGACTGTCGACCGCCCCCAGCTGCGGACCGCCATCGCCGTCGGCGCCGCCACAGCCGGCATCGCCGTTGCACTGCTCGTCGGGGTCGCCCCGTTGATCTGGACGGTTGTCGCGTTCGGTCTGCTCATCGCCTCGCTCACCGTTTCCGCCGGGCTGACCTCGTAG
- a CDS encoding SRPBCC domain-containing protein, translated as MTAHLSRTRNQDPDLDLSIRRIIRAPKQTIWDAWTTPDQLAQWWIPAPLSLRVDSLELTPGGAFVTHMSEDGAEWHPHVDAVFLVIEEGSRLVFTNAVNSSWHPALPGPVAMTTEIILGDHPDGTDYQAIVRHGSPEQRARHEELGFFDGWGTVTDQLAASVE; from the coding sequence ATGACCGCCCACCTCTCCCGCACCCGGAACCAGGACCCGGACCTCGACCTGAGCATCCGACGCATCATCCGCGCACCGAAGCAGACGATCTGGGACGCCTGGACCACGCCGGACCAGCTGGCTCAGTGGTGGATACCGGCACCGCTGAGCCTGCGCGTGGATTCCCTCGAACTCACGCCCGGCGGTGCCTTCGTCACGCACATGAGCGAGGACGGCGCCGAATGGCACCCGCATGTCGACGCGGTGTTCCTCGTCATCGAGGAGGGCAGCCGGCTCGTCTTCACGAATGCCGTGAACAGCTCCTGGCACCCGGCCCTTCCCGGCCCGGTGGCGATGACCACGGAGATCATCCTCGGCGACCATCCCGACGGCACCGACTATCAAGCCATCGTCCGACACGGCAGCCCCGAACAGCGGGCCCGCCACGAAGAACTCGGATTCTTCGACGGCTGGGGAACCGTCACCGACCAATTGGCCGCCTCGGTGGAGTGA